Genomic DNA from Salvia miltiorrhiza cultivar Shanhuang (shh) chromosome 1, IMPLAD_Smil_shh, whole genome shotgun sequence:
ATTTATGTATCACGCACTGAGTGACATGAATGATATCATTGCCTACACAAACTATCACAAATTAGGCCTCTGTGTGTAGAATCAAAAGCAGAAATTACTATATATAGTTTCCATGATCTGTCAGTATCTGACAAGAAAAACATCTAGGTTCATTAACCAGTTAGAAAACTTTGACCTGCAATTTTCTGTCAATCACAAAAGCAGTAGAAACCTAAAAGAATATGAACACTCCTTTCAAAGATTGATCAACCTACTTTTGCTTGCTTCCATCCATTCTGTAGTGGaagcatatattttgtttttattttttcccccCTTTTATGATCATGGAAGAAAAGTACTCATTTAACTTTGAAACACATGTTAGAGTATGTTTGTTGGaagaatttattataaatagagtgacataaaaaaatgaagagtTATAGTAAGTGTATTTGACAATGCAGATGGATGGCCATAGCGAGGAGTCTATGATGAGAAGCATGCCATACAGAGTTGGTGTTCCACCAAAGCAGAAGTTCTGGAGCGAATTCTGTAGCACGTTGAAGGAGACTTTCTTCTCCGATGATCCTCTCCACCCCTTCAAGGACCAGTCGAGGTCTAGGAAGTTCGTTCTTGGAATGCAGGCCGTCTTCCCCATTCTTGAATGGGGCAAAAGATACAATCTTGCCAACTTTAAAGGAGACCTCATTGCAGGACTCACCATTGCCAGCCTCTGCATACCTCAGGTTTAAATTGTTGcatacaataaataattaaggcatatacatatatataacattttgatttttatttgctgTATTTGGTGCAACAGGACATTGGCTACTCCAAGCTTGCAAATTTGTCTCCACAGTATGGTTTATGTGAGTGATTTCTTGCTGATCATTGTTCTGCTCTCGAGTAGATTTTCATGAGTCGTGTTTGTCATATCAGATTCGAGCTTTGTCCCGCCTTTGGTGTATGCATTGATGGGGAGCTCGAGAGACATAGCCATAGGGCCGGTTGCTGTTGTATCCCTCCTGCTGGGAACTTTGCTACAAAACGAAATTGATCCTATAAAACATCCTTTGGAGTATCGGAGGCTCGCCTTCACTGCAACCTTCTTTGCTGGGATAACACAAGCAACACTTGGCATTCTTAGGTGATAACTCTTTTGAAATTTCTTGTCAAATGCATCTGTTTTCATACTGCGTTTTGTGTGACAGATTGGGGTTCTTGATTGATTTCCTGTCTCATGCTGCCGTTGTTGGCTTCATGGGCGGCGCTGCCATAACCATTGCACTCCAGCAGCTCAAGGGGTTCTTAGGAATCAAGAATTTCACTAAGAAGGCTGATCTCATCTCTGTGATGCAGTCGGTCTTCAGCTCCGCTCACCATGGAGtcagttctctctctctctttctttctctctctccacttagGATTCAAGCTCAAGTTATAATACTTGCATTATATGTATCTGCAGTGGAACTGGCCTACAATAGCAATTGGAGCAGCATTTCTGGTGTTTCTTCTTGTAGCCAAGTACATTGTAAGAAATTAGTATATATccaatgagagagagagagatgatatTGAGTTGGGATTGTGATAAGGTGTTTTGTGCAGGGGAAAACGAAGAAGAAACTATTTTGGGTACCTGCGATTGCTCCACTTGTATCGGTCGTTCTGTCCACCTTCTTCGTCTACATCACTCACGCAGAGAAGAAAGGAGTGCAGATTGTAAGGAATTTTTGTGATTTCCATCAGTTTATAAGCCATAAAGTTTGAATCTTGAACTATCAAAAACAGGTGAAACACATAGAGAAAGGCATCAATCCAGCATCAGTAGGTGAAATCTATTTCACGGGTGATTACCTCTTGAAAGGCGTTAGGATCGGCTTAGTTGCTGGAATCATTGCACTCACTGTAAGCTGTTGTTTCTCTCCGAAAACCTTCATCTCTAATCATGTAGAAAAGTAGTCCAACATCTTCCCTTTATTGCACCAGGAAGCAGTTGCAATTGGAAGAACATTTGCTGCCATGAAGGACTATCAAATAGATGGGAACAAAGAAATGGTGGCTCTTGGAGCAATGAATGTTGCTGGCTCAATGACGTCTTGCTACGTCGCTACAGGtataaaacataaatcaagctcatttcattaaaaaaaattgaaggcaTATAGAGATGATGTTCATTTTGCAGGCTCCTTCTCACGCTCTGCTGTGAACTACATGGCCGGCTGCCAAACGGCCGTTTCAAACATCGTGATGTCCGTTGTCGTGTTCATGACGCTGCAGTTCATGACCCCTCTCTTCGAGCACACCCCAAACGCAATCCTCTCCTCCATCATCATCTCAGCTGTCATCGGCCTGATTGACTACGAGGCAGCACTTCTCATATGGAAGATTGACAAGTTCGATTTCATCGCCTGCATGGGAGCCTTCTTCGGTGTGGTTTTCGCCTCAGTTGAGATTGGCCTCTTGATTGCTGTAAGGATTCAAAACACCTTGTCATTTCATCATATATTAGTATACAAATGATAGTATTATTTTGGTTTCATGGCAGGTCTCAATATCATTTGCTAAATTACTATTACAAGTAACAAGGCCTAGAACAGCCATTCTTGGAAAAATTCCGAGAACAAATGTTTATAGAAATATTCAACAATATCCAGAGGCAAGCAAGGTTCCAGGAGTTCTGATTGTAAGAGTGGATTCTGCCATTTGTTTCTCAAATTCTAACTACATTAAAGAAAGGTAAACTTCTATATATTTCCCATTAACATTTAACATAATCAAGAAaaagaattgattttttttttcatgaattgtATGCTACTGCAGGATACTGAGGTGGCTAACCGCGGAGGAAGAGCAACTGCAAGCTACTGGCCTTCCCAAAATACAGTTTCTTATCATTGAAATGTCACGTATGTTTTTGTGTGCGCGTGTTTTTACATATACATTGCACTCAACGTATCAAGACACCATATTTGCCCTGAAATTAACTGCACTTAAAAAAATGAATGCATCACTGGGTTCAAATCCCATAAGGGCAAAGATTCCATTTTTTACGGCGAATGCAATGAGTTTATACATTCAGTGCAATGTTCTCACATTTGAACATCTTCTTACATACCTTTGCTCCAAATATGCTTTCATTTTAACGTTGTTTGATTCCTGCAGCCGTCACGGACATCGACACGAGCGGCATCCACGCGTTGGAGGAGCTGCTGAGGAGCCTGCAGAAGAGAGACGTTGAGGTAACCAACTTCACAATGAATACAAACAACCCCAAAAAAAATGAAGTGTAAAACTTACCTTAAATTTTTCCCAACAGCTGGTTCTGGCGAATCCTGGGCCCGTCGTGATCGACAAGGTGCACGCGTCGAATCTTGCGAGTATGATCGGAGAAGACAAGATTTTTCTTACAGTGGCAGATGCCATTCAAACATGCTCACCAAAATTTGCTGAAGATGTTTGAGAATGAAGCTTCTATTTTTTTCAGCAGAGGGTGAGAAATGATTGTGCTTAGATAGTTACATGAGAAGTTGAAAGAATATTTGGTAGTGGAATCCTTCTCAGAAACTGATCATCCAAATCCAAATGCCGGAGCCCACGAGGAAGTGGAGAGATAAAAGTTTTTTGCTTTTGTAGATAGGTTTGAATTATGAAGAAATGTGAGAGATTTTTTTTCACCTATTATAGTGATAGAAATATGCTTtacctaaaaataaaaaattagataccaatcttgtgttttttttttttttttcttgttgttTGTAGCATGGGATGTGATGAGATATAAGGATTTGCgctgaataaataaataaataatagatagCTACAAGAATTGTGATTCACCAAAATAGTTGGGCACTACACTACATAGTGCTATGCACAAATACAAAGAATAAATACAGTTCACAATATGCTCCCACCAAAATCCCTAATctgttacttttttttttcttttcttttcccatTCAATATACCTAATAGAGGGTGATGGGGAATAActttttcttaacaaaaaaaaaaagagataaagaaagaaaaggaaaaaaagagagTTAGTAATTTGTTGGAATGAAGGTCATCTTGGACCTGATAATTCAACAGCATGCAAATTCTCAGTAGAATCGAGGATCCAATCAGAAGTCGAATGAGGCGGCGCAAGGTCGAGCTCCTGCCGGAGCACTTCCACCTTCTGCCACTCGTCCCACTTCTCAGCAAGGCCGTCGCCTTCCAGCATTCTCACCACCTCCGACATCTTGGGCCGCTCCATCGGAGAACTCTGTGTGCACAGCAGCGCCACCTGTATTAGCTGCTCCACCTCCGCTTCCACATAGTTCTTCTGCAAATCAGGATCAACCAGCATTTCCACTTTCTTCTCTTTTAGAAGCCCTTTCACCTGCCAATCACCATCacatttagagagagagagagagagagagagagagagagagagagagggatgatatatatatatatatatatacccaaTCGAGCAACATGACATCATCGTCATTTGCAAGGCGAGCAAGATCGAATGCCCTCTGCCCCGTTATCAGCTCGAGAAGCATGATGCCGTATCCAAAAACATCGGTCTTCTCTGAAGATTTTCCGGTGGACAGGTACTCGGGAGCTATGTGTCCTATAGTTCCACGAACAGCGGTGGTCACGTGTGTATCCTTGTAATCCATGAGCTTCGCCAAACCAAAATCTCCAACGACCGCCTCAAACTCTTCGTCCAATAATATATTTGCGGCTTTCACATCACGGTGAATGATCTTCGGGTCACAGTGATCGTGCAGATAAGATAATCCTCTGGCAGATCCCAGAGCAATGCACTTTCTCGCGGGCCAAACGAGTGGTGGCTCATTTGGCGGCCGTTCTACAATCAGCGATTCATTTAGTCATGTATTGATTAGTCGAGCTTCATGTATACTCACAGCTTAAAACACATTACCTCTTAAACAGGATGCGACGCTTCCATTAGCCATGTAAGGATATACGAGCAACCTTTCAGTAGGGGTCATGCAGAACCCACGCAGTCTCAGAAGATTACGGTGCACGGCCATACTAATCATCTCGACCTCCGTTTGGAATTGGAGTTCCCCACCAGGCGTTCGCTCCTCCTTAAGTCTTTTGACGGCAACAAGTGTGCCATCTGCCAGTCGTCCTTTATATACCTTCCCGAAGCCACCTCTGCCCAAAATGTTTTTGTTGCTGAAACTATCGGTCGCAACTTGCAGCTCTCGTAGAGAGAATCTTTTAAGCTGTCCCAAATGGACTTCGGGATCCTCCTCAGCTGCAGAGTCGTGCAACCAAAATCAATTCATTTAGGAGCTAAACAAATTTAACATGAAGCTAATTATATCGTCAAAATAAGAACCTGGAACATCAAAGAAATACTCCTTTGGCTTTCTCCGACGCCACCATGCAAAGGCGATGGCAGGGGCAGCAAATAGTAGAGCTGCGCCTGCAGCAACCCCTCCAGCAATGGTTCCCATTGC
This window encodes:
- the LOC130993811 gene encoding somatic embryogenesis receptor kinase 2-like → MYVFLVGMVKRVSLVMWLMLLLYPLKCIYANMEGDALHSLRANLEDPNNVLQSWDPTLVNPCTWFHVTCNNDNSVIRVDLGNAALSGQLVAQLGLLKNLQYLELYSNNITGPIPSDLGNLTNLVSLDLYLNSFTGPIPATLGKLSKLRFLRLNNNSLTGPIPMQLTNISSLQVLDLSNNRLSGAVPDNGSFSLFTPISFANNVDLCGPVTGRPCPGSPPFSPPPPFIPPPPTAYPGGNTAMGTIAGGVAAGAALLFAAPAIAFAWWRRRKPKEYFFDVPAEEDPEVHLGQLKRFSLRELQVATDSFSNKNILGRGGFGKVYKGRLADGTLVAVKRLKEERTPGGELQFQTEVEMISMAVHRNLLRLRGFCMTPTERLLVYPYMANGSVASCLRERPPNEPPLVWPARKCIALGSARGLSYLHDHCDPKIIHRDVKAANILLDEEFEAVVGDFGLAKLMDYKDTHVTTAVRGTIGHIAPEYLSTGKSSEKTDVFGYGIMLLELITGQRAFDLARLANDDDVMLLDWVKGLLKEKKVEMLVDPDLQKNYVEAEVEQLIQVALLCTQSSPMERPKMSEVVRMLEGDGLAEKWDEWQKVEVLRQELDLAPPHSTSDWILDSTENLHAVELSGPR
- the LOC130993779 gene encoding sulfate transporter 1.3-like: MIMEEKYSFNFETHVRMDGHSEESMMRSMPYRVGVPPKQKFWSEFCSTLKETFFSDDPLHPFKDQSRSRKFVLGMQAVFPILEWGKRYNLANFKGDLIAGLTIASLCIPQDIGYSKLANLSPQYGLYSSFVPPLVYALMGSSRDIAIGPVAVVSLLLGTLLQNEIDPIKHPLEYRRLAFTATFFAGITQATLGILRLGFLIDFLSHAAVVGFMGGAAITIALQQLKGFLGIKNFTKKADLISVMQSVFSSAHHGWNWPTIAIGAAFLVFLLVAKYIGKTKKKLFWVPAIAPLVSVVLSTFFVYITHAEKKGVQIVKHIEKGINPASVGEIYFTGDYLLKGVRIGLVAGIIALTEAVAIGRTFAAMKDYQIDGNKEMVALGAMNVAGSMTSCYVATGSFSRSAVNYMAGCQTAVSNIVMSVVVFMTLQFMTPLFEHTPNAILSSIIISAVIGLIDYEAALLIWKIDKFDFIACMGAFFGVVFASVEIGLLIAVSISFAKLLLQVTRPRTAILGKIPRTNVYRNIQQYPEASKVPGVLIVRVDSAICFSNSNYIKERILRWLTAEEEQLQATGLPKIQFLIIEMSPVTDIDTSGIHALEELLRSLQKRDVELVLANPGPVVIDKVHASNLASMIGEDKIFLTVADAIQTCSPKFAEDV